The DNA sequence GGATAGTATTAAAAATGGCTGATcttgtacataaaaaaaatataataaaaatattatttataagcATCATCGCTTATACAATATTATTCAtgaaaaaacatgaaaattttaataacacatataaatataaataaaatattaattttacatcAAATTCTTAAATTACAGAATAATGTTCTAGGTTTATTACCTTCCTTTTCTAATTATAAGAAGCTTGAAAATTGGTCACATCTTGGTTTAGAGGACATATGTTCCGcactaaaaaatgatattaaaTCTGTCCCGgatttttatgatatttgtatgaatattattGGAGTTTTAGAATATTTGGAATATCCAGTTTCTTTTACATTATATGATAATAAGAAATGCACCGTTTTTGCGTTGTGGATGTATGATTacttaattaaatattttaagaatGATGACAATTACAGTAAAACTAGAGCAGTTATTGAAATAATGAATGAACGTTTCTCAAAATATTCAGAAAAACTGGGTTGTAAGATTCCTTCATACATTAATAATGAGACGCATGTtgataatttgaaaaaattatatgactATGCTACAA is a window from the Plasmodium cynomolgi strain B DNA, scaffold: 0806, whole genome shotgun sequence genome containing:
- a CDS encoding hypothetical protein (putative); translated protein: MKILITHININKILILHQILKLQNNVLGLLPSFSNYKKLENWSHLGLEDICSALKNDIKSVPDFYDICMNIIGVLEYLEYPVSFTLYDNKKCTVFALWMYDYLIKYFKNDDNYSKTRAVIEIMNERFSKYSEKLGCKIPSYINNETHVDNLKKLYDYATNYDTILHHITDKGNKCSQEYSKYIKERIDLLKKVKSDCYDKSENHCEVYKNIFGSSIDEKFFSLQCNSLGSQEISAITETSHVQEGKEQITNDGTTKTIYSIRKLDKKSIKRKCKNFA